One region of Oikeobacillus pervagus genomic DNA includes:
- a CDS encoding bifunctional metallophosphatase/5'-nucleotidase, with product MENRGEKLLETVHIYHINDFHSHFENWPRMDEFMKKRKSWHQSEGEEVFLFDLGDHIDRSHPYTEATLGKGNVQLLNEAGFDAVTIGNNEGITLPKEALQHLYDEADFEVVLSNLYDQHGQRPGWANPYKIYELKNGMTLAVTAATAYFSKSYELLGWKIKDPIEELKTQVKSLATQADIIIVLSHLGLYDDEKIATEIPEVDIIIGAHTHHILHEGKEVGQSLLCAAGKFGYFVGHIMLEVDSTQKQICQKKAILYDTNELPETSNEEGRIQQFYEKGKDLLKEPVVFLDHSIESDWFQPSPLPQILCEALTEWCEADCGMLNAGLVLDYLPSGTVTKYDIHRILPHPINPCIIEISGAELKEVIKQTLDPKWTQFQLQGLGFRGRVMGKFIYDRIEIKDENEEILVDGELVDLGKTYKLATTDMFTFGRFFPALYRAKKKQYFMPEFLRDLLEWKLLKMHG from the coding sequence ATGGAAAATAGAGGTGAGAAATTGTTAGAAACCGTTCATATATATCATATTAATGATTTTCATAGTCATTTTGAAAATTGGCCAAGAATGGATGAATTTATGAAGAAGAGAAAAAGCTGGCATCAAAGTGAAGGGGAAGAAGTATTTCTGTTTGATCTCGGGGATCATATCGATCGATCTCATCCATATACTGAGGCTACGTTAGGAAAAGGAAATGTCCAGTTGTTAAATGAAGCAGGTTTTGATGCAGTTACGATTGGAAATAATGAGGGAATCACATTGCCGAAGGAAGCGTTGCAACATCTTTATGATGAGGCAGATTTCGAAGTGGTTTTATCCAATTTATACGATCAACATGGACAAAGACCTGGATGGGCGAATCCTTATAAAATATACGAGTTAAAAAATGGGATGACTTTAGCGGTTACAGCTGCTACGGCTTATTTTTCAAAATCATATGAATTGCTTGGATGGAAAATCAAAGATCCTATTGAAGAATTAAAAACACAAGTAAAATCACTTGCCACACAAGCTGATATCATCATTGTTCTCTCTCATTTAGGACTTTATGATGATGAAAAAATTGCAACGGAAATTCCTGAGGTGGATATTATTATTGGCGCCCATACTCATCATATCCTTCATGAAGGGAAAGAAGTTGGCCAGTCTTTACTCTGTGCAGCGGGGAAATTTGGTTATTTTGTCGGCCATATTATGCTTGAGGTAGATTCTACCCAAAAACAAATTTGTCAAAAGAAAGCCATTCTTTATGACACTAACGAGTTGCCTGAAACAAGTAATGAAGAAGGAAGAATTCAACAATTTTATGAAAAAGGGAAGGATTTGTTAAAGGAACCAGTTGTTTTCCTTGACCATTCGATTGAATCAGATTGGTTTCAGCCATCCCCACTCCCGCAAATTTTGTGTGAAGCATTAACAGAATGGTGTGAGGCAGATTGCGGGATGCTCAATGCTGGTTTAGTGTTGGATTATTTACCAAGTGGGACAGTGACGAAATATGATATTCACCGCATTCTCCCTCATCCTATTAATCCTTGTATAATCGAAATAAGTGGGGCTGAATTAAAAGAAGTGATCAAACAAACCCTTGATCCGAAATGGACTCAATTTCAACTGCAAGGATTAGGATTTCGAGGTCGAGTAATGGGGAAATTCATTTATGATCGAATTGAAATCAAGGATGAAAACGAAGAAATCCTTGTGGATGGGGAACTGGTTGATTTAGGGAAAACTTATAAGCTGGCCACAACTGATATGTTTACATTTGGTCGTTTCTTTCCCGCGCTTTATCGGGCAAAGAAAAAGCAATATTTTATGCCTGAATTCTTGCGAGATTTATTAGAATGGAAGTTATTGAAGATGCATGGCTGA
- a CDS encoding YunC family protein — MIHLSPMDLDGHTFLTVSVKLPKTNLLVVTNDQGYIMCGALDVQLLNDKLKDRNIIAGRAVGVKTIDELLESPLESVTVGAEKLGIHKGMIGKDALLKMI; from the coding sequence ATGATTCATCTTTCACCAATGGATCTAGATGGTCACACCTTTCTAACTGTGTCAGTAAAGTTACCGAAGACGAATTTATTAGTTGTAACAAATGATCAAGGATATATTATGTGTGGAGCTCTTGATGTTCAGTTATTAAATGATAAATTAAAAGATCGAAATATAATTGCTGGAAGAGCGGTCGGGGTCAAAACGATTGATGAGCTATTAGAATCTCCTTTAGAATCTGTCACAGTCGGTGCAGAGAAACTCGGAATCCATAAAGGGATGATCGGAAAAGACGCCCTTTTAAAAATGATTTAA
- the yunB gene encoding sporulation protein YunB, whose translation MRKFRRYRPRKGPLPFRYVLIITFMIFVFSTIASLWIINEGIKPTLVTYAETQTKAIAAKVISKAVNKKVANAIDINDIIETVPSGDGKGTTVTKFNTEIINRVLGETTTLVQLNLKEAERGNLQALELLSDVEIENKKMEKSEGIVYSVPLGQATNNALLGNLGPRVPIRFNAIGNVRSDVKSNVKPYGINNAFVEVSIRVQVNVQIIVPFATKMTTVEQDIPVAMGIIEGGVPQFYNGGSNQAPTLTVPVK comes from the coding sequence TTGCGTAAATTTCGTAGATATAGACCCCGAAAAGGACCATTGCCATTTCGATATGTACTAATCATCACATTCATGATCTTTGTCTTTTCCACGATTGCAAGTCTCTGGATTATTAATGAAGGAATTAAGCCTACACTTGTGACCTATGCTGAAACCCAAACGAAGGCAATTGCTGCTAAAGTCATTAGTAAAGCAGTAAATAAGAAGGTTGCGAATGCCATCGATATTAACGATATTATTGAAACTGTTCCGAGTGGTGATGGAAAAGGTACGACAGTGACGAAATTTAATACGGAAATTATTAACCGAGTTTTAGGAGAAACGACGACCCTCGTACAATTAAACTTAAAAGAAGCAGAACGAGGAAATTTGCAAGCATTAGAGTTACTGTCAGATGTTGAAATTGAAAATAAAAAAATGGAAAAATCAGAAGGAATCGTTTATTCAGTTCCATTAGGTCAAGCAACTAATAATGCTTTGCTAGGAAACCTTGGTCCTCGGGTACCGATTCGTTTTAATGCCATCGGAAATGTTCGATCAGATGTGAAATCAAATGTGAAACCATATGGAATTAATAATGCGTTTGTAGAAGTCTCTATTCGAGTTCAAGTGAATGTTCAGATCATTGTTCCATTTGCTACAAAAATGACGACCGTTGAGCAGGATATTCCAGTAGCCATGGGGATTATTGAAGGGGGAGTTCCTCAGTTCTATAATGGAGGCAGTAATCAGGCTCCTACTTTAACTGTTCCTGTAAAATAA
- a CDS encoding Na+/H+ antiporter NhaC family protein, whose protein sequence is MENTIYSLLPPLLAIIMVILTRRVLLSLGVGIISAALILGKFNLGEMFTYLWDAVKGIFVSDGELNTWNIYILLFLLILGVITAFINISGGSRAFGEWATKRVKTRTGAQILSAILGMIIFIDDYFNALAVGQISRPITDRQRVSRAKLAYIIDSTSAPICVVSPISSWGAYIIGILGTVLAAHQVSEISAFSAFLSMIPMNFYVWVTLAFVFIVAFTEIEFGNMKKHEERAIQTGEVLPPNTTVPGELKDDLPVSTKGKVGDLIWPILALVVGTVSAMMWTGFEATEGKVTLLKLFENTDVAKSLVFGGLFGLFISILMFLRQSMIYKGVQGKVFFKGVWEGIKSMLPAVYILLFAWTIITLIDQLKTGTYLAGIVEKSNMDVSFLPVILFIVAGIMAFSTGTSWGSFGILLPIAGEIAATTDIDLLLPAMAAVLAGAVFGDHCSPISDTTILSSTGAGANHIDHVMTQLPYAIMVAAISGIGYIVLGFTDNAWLSLLIVMVILAIVTIILKRTSRTTISETV, encoded by the coding sequence ATGGAAAACACTATTTACTCACTTTTACCACCTTTATTAGCCATCATTATGGTTATTTTAACGAGACGTGTATTATTGTCATTAGGAGTCGGAATCATTTCTGCTGCCCTGATCTTGGGGAAATTTAATTTGGGAGAAATGTTCACCTATTTATGGGATGCAGTGAAGGGAATATTTGTATCTGATGGTGAACTAAATACATGGAATATTTATATTTTGCTATTTTTATTGATTTTAGGAGTTATTACCGCTTTTATTAATATATCTGGAGGTAGTAGAGCTTTTGGAGAGTGGGCAACAAAAAGAGTGAAGACGAGAACAGGAGCTCAAATTTTGTCTGCCATTCTGGGAATGATTATTTTTATTGATGATTATTTCAATGCATTGGCTGTTGGACAAATTTCCCGCCCAATTACGGATCGCCAACGAGTTTCTCGTGCAAAATTAGCTTATATTATTGATTCTACGTCTGCTCCAATATGTGTAGTTTCACCCATCTCGAGTTGGGGAGCGTATATTATTGGAATATTAGGGACCGTTTTGGCCGCGCATCAAGTTAGCGAAATCAGTGCCTTTTCAGCCTTTTTATCCATGATCCCAATGAATTTTTACGTTTGGGTTACATTGGCATTTGTCTTTATTGTGGCATTTACTGAAATTGAATTTGGAAATATGAAAAAACATGAAGAACGTGCGATTCAAACAGGTGAAGTATTACCTCCAAATACGACCGTTCCAGGTGAATTAAAAGACGATCTTCCTGTAAGTACAAAAGGGAAAGTAGGAGATCTCATTTGGCCGATCCTAGCATTAGTCGTTGGAACCGTTTCTGCGATGATGTGGACAGGTTTTGAAGCAACAGAGGGAAAAGTGACCCTACTCAAGCTCTTTGAAAATACGGATGTAGCAAAATCGCTTGTATTTGGCGGTCTCTTTGGTTTATTTATTTCAATCTTGATGTTTTTACGTCAAAGTATGATTTACAAAGGGGTTCAGGGGAAAGTATTTTTTAAAGGAGTTTGGGAAGGAATTAAGTCCATGCTACCCGCCGTCTATATTTTATTATTTGCCTGGACTATCATCACGTTAATCGATCAACTAAAAACCGGTACGTATTTAGCTGGAATCGTTGAAAAATCTAATATGGATGTTTCGTTTCTTCCTGTTATTTTATTCATTGTTGCAGGGATTATGGCATTTTCAACGGGGACATCTTGGGGATCATTCGGAATTTTATTACCGATTGCAGGTGAAATAGCAGCCACTACAGATATCGACCTTCTTTTACCAGCCATGGCAGCCGTTTTAGCAGGAGCCGTTTTTGGAGATCATTGTTCACCTATTTCTGATACGACGATTCTTTCTTCAACAGGAGCAGGGGCCAATCATATTGATCACGTGATGACCCAATTGCCTTATGCCATTATGGTAGCGGCGATTTCGGGTATTGGCTATATTGTTCTTGGATTTACCGATAATGCATGGCTTTCTCTTCTGATTGTCATGGTCATCTTAGCCATCGTTACGATTATTTTAAAGAGGACAAGTAGAACCACGATTTCAGAAACCGTTTAA